One segment of Acidimicrobiales bacterium DNA contains the following:
- a CDS encoding penicillin-binding transpeptidase domain-containing protein produces MREAGKARVVVLAILAVVAVGAVVAAAVLVLGGDDGDGPPGDGRAESPREKDVLAAATRFTEAVSRGRPGEGGTAQPADVVALEFQAAVGGLGDPALEVTAGAVAMGGEEAGDGGPGTATVPLSTRWTAGGASWTSRGLLTLVEGAGRWRARWALASLDDRLRAGDVLAAESSESERAAILDGAGQPLVAPTPVVHVGVVPQRATDIDGLAAGLARLLDIDAADLATRVRAAAPTAFVDVITLRRTDYEPLRAQLQPLPGTAFQEDTQLLAPTRSFARALLGTVGPATAEQVAASEGRLAEGDAAGQSGLQARYDTLLRGTPGVVVTVTRAPAGGGPGGPSSTTAPAEGTTETLEEVPGRPGTPVRTTLDVATQQAAEAALAGEGRVSALVAVRASTGEVLAVANGPTGTTSNVATTGRVPPGSTFKVVSTLAHLRRGLSVDQVVPCPATASVGGRSFRNAGGLALGEVPFRTDFARSCNTAFVGLAAELGPDDLTDAGRAFGLGVEVDAGVASYPGSVPPTEGPVDAAAASIGQGRLQASPLAMAGVAATVASGTWRAPRVVTEPAPAAVPEQPLGPGEADTLRALMRGVVTGGTGAALAGVPGGEVFAKTGTAEFGTEAPPRTHAWIIGFQGDVAFAVFVEGGESGSGVAAPLAARFLTELAGG; encoded by the coding sequence GTGCGTGAGGCAGGCAAGGCGCGGGTCGTGGTCCTGGCCATCCTGGCCGTGGTCGCGGTGGGGGCCGTGGTGGCCGCCGCGGTGCTGGTCCTGGGGGGCGATGACGGGGACGGCCCCCCGGGTGACGGCCGGGCCGAGAGCCCCCGGGAGAAGGACGTCTTGGCCGCCGCCACCCGCTTCACGGAGGCGGTGTCCCGAGGCCGGCCCGGCGAGGGCGGAACGGCGCAGCCCGCCGACGTGGTGGCCCTGGAGTTCCAGGCCGCCGTCGGGGGCCTGGGCGATCCGGCTCTGGAGGTCACCGCCGGGGCGGTGGCCATGGGGGGGGAGGAGGCCGGGGACGGCGGCCCGGGCACGGCGACGGTGCCCCTGTCCACCCGCTGGACGGCCGGGGGCGCCTCGTGGACGTCGCGGGGGTTGCTCACCCTGGTCGAGGGGGCGGGCCGGTGGCGGGCCCGGTGGGCGCTGGCATCGCTCGACGACCGGCTGCGCGCCGGCGATGTCCTCGCCGCCGAGAGCTCGGAGTCCGAGCGGGCCGCCATCCTGGACGGGGCCGGGCAGCCCCTGGTGGCCCCCACCCCGGTGGTGCACGTGGGTGTGGTGCCCCAGCGGGCCACCGACATCGACGGCCTGGCCGCCGGGCTGGCCCGCCTCCTCGACATCGACGCCGCCGACCTGGCCACCCGGGTCCGGGCCGCGGCCCCCACCGCCTTCGTCGACGTCATCACCCTGCGCCGCACCGACTACGAGCCCCTCCGGGCCCAGCTCCAGCCCCTGCCCGGCACCGCCTTCCAGGAGGACACCCAGCTGCTGGCCCCCACCCGCTCCTTCGCCCGGGCCCTGCTGGGCACGGTCGGCCCGGCCACCGCCGAGCAGGTGGCGGCGTCCGAGGGACGGCTGGCCGAGGGCGACGCCGCCGGCCAGTCCGGGCTCCAGGCCCGCTACGACACCCTGCTGCGGGGGACGCCGGGCGTGGTCGTCACCGTGACCCGGGCCCCGGCCGGGGGCGGGCCCGGCGGCCCGTCGTCGACCACCGCACCGGCCGAGGGCACGACCGAGACCCTGGAGGAGGTGCCCGGCCGGCCCGGCACCCCGGTCCGCACCACGCTGGACGTGGCCACCCAGCAGGCGGCCGAGGCCGCCCTGGCCGGCGAGGGCCGGGTCAGCGCCCTGGTGGCCGTGCGGGCCAGCACCGGTGAGGTCCTGGCCGTGGCCAACGGCCCCACCGGCACGACCAGCAACGTGGCCACCACCGGCCGGGTGCCGCCCGGCTCCACCTTCAAGGTGGTCTCGACCCTGGCCCACCTGCGGCGGGGCCTGTCCGTCGACCAGGTGGTGCCGTGTCCGGCCACCGCCTCGGTGGGAGGGCGCTCGTTCCGCAACGCCGGCGGCTTGGCCCTGGGCGAGGTGCCGTTCCGCACCGACTTCGCCCGGTCGTGCAACACCGCCTTCGTGGGCCTGGCCGCCGAGCTGGGCCCCGACGACCTCACCGACGCCGGCCGGGCCTTCGGGCTGGGCGTGGAGGTCGACGCCGGTGTGGCCTCCTACCCCGGGTCGGTGCCCCCCACCGAGGGCCCGGTCGACGCCGCCGCCGCCTCCATCGGCCAGGGCCGGCTCCAGGCCAGCCCGCTGGCCATGGCCGGCGTGGCCGCCACCGTGGCCAGCGGGACGTGGCGGGCGCCCCGCGTCGTCACCGAGCCCGCCCCCGCCGCCGTCCCCGAGCAGCCCCTGGGCCCGGGCGAGGCCGACACCCTGCGGGCCCTGATGCGGGGCGTGGTCACCGGGGGCACCGGCGCGGCCCTGGCCGGGGTGCCCGGCGGGGAGGTGTTCGCCAAGACCGGCACGGCCGAGTTCGGCACCGAGGCCCCGCCCCGGACCCACGCCTGGATCATCGGCTTCCAGGGCGACGTGGCCTTCGCCGTCTTCGTGGAAGGGGGCGAGAGCGGCAGCGGCGTGGCCGCCCCCCTCGCGGCCCGGTTC